In the genome of Populus nigra chromosome 9, ddPopNigr1.1, whole genome shotgun sequence, one region contains:
- the LOC133703527 gene encoding universal stress protein PHOS32 isoform X3, protein MASSPSPKKNPPTESAVVVQVQPPSPRVHVTTPTTGAQRRIGIAVDLSDESAFAVKWAVQNYLRAGDAVILVHVSPTNVLYGADWGSLPIKENYNLDEQNEENQQKIEEDFNLFTSTKANDIAQPLVDANIPFKIHIVKDHDMKERLCLEVERLGFSAVVMGSRGFGASRKSSKGRLGSVSDYCVHHCVCPVIVVRFPDEKDGGAGEESERDGGATLCTVMEEEQEGHDMDDMTAAS, encoded by the exons ATGGCATCTTCACCATCACCTAAGAAAAACCCACCAACAGAATCAGCCGTGGTGGTTCAAGTCCAACCCCCTTCCCCACGTGTACATGTCACCACTCCAACAACTGGTGCTCAAAGAAGAATAGGAATTGCTGTTGATCTCAGTGATGAAAGTGCTTTTGCTGTCAAATGGGCTGTTCAAAACTACTTACGTGCTGGTGATGCAGTGATCTTAGTCCATGTTAGCCCCACAAATGTTCTTTATGGTGCTGATTGGGGTTCGTTGCCAATTAAAGAGAATTACAATCTAGATGAACAAAATGAAGAGAATCAGCAAAAGATTGAAGAGGATTTTAATCTGTTTACAAGCACCAAAGCTAATGATATAGCACAGCCTCTTGTTGATGCAAACATACCCTTTAAAATTCATATTGTGAAGGATCATGATATGAAAGAAAGGCTTTGTTTGGAGGTTGAGAGGTTGGGGTTCAGTGCTGTGGTAATGGGGAGTAGAGGGTTTGGTGCTTCAAGGAAGAGTAGTAAAGGGAGGTTAGGGAGTGTTAGTGATTATTGTGTTCATCATTGCGTTTGCCCTGTTATTGTTGTGAGGTTTCCTGATGAGAAAGATGGTGGCGCTGGTGAGGAGTCAGAGAGGGACGGTGGGGCGACGTTGTGTACGGTGATGGAGGAGGAGCAGGAAGGGCACGACATGGATG ACATGACGGCAGCTTCTTGA
- the LOC133703527 gene encoding universal stress protein PHOS32 isoform X4, with protein MASSPSPKKNPPTESAVVVQVQPPSPRVHVTTPTTGAQRRIGIAVDLSDESAFAVKWAVQNYLRAGDAVILVHVSPTNVLYGADWGSLPIKENYNLDEQNEENQQKIEEDFNLFTSTKANDIAQPLVDANIPFKIHIVKDHDMKERLCLEVERLGFSAVVMGSRGFGASRKSSKGRLGSVSDYCVHHCVCPVIVVRFPDEKDGGAGEESERDGGATLCTVMEEEQEGHDMDGNKRDK; from the exons ATGGCATCTTCACCATCACCTAAGAAAAACCCACCAACAGAATCAGCCGTGGTGGTTCAAGTCCAACCCCCTTCCCCACGTGTACATGTCACCACTCCAACAACTGGTGCTCAAAGAAGAATAGGAATTGCTGTTGATCTCAGTGATGAAAGTGCTTTTGCTGTCAAATGGGCTGTTCAAAACTACTTACGTGCTGGTGATGCAGTGATCTTAGTCCATGTTAGCCCCACAAATGTTCTTTATGGTGCTGATTGGGGTTCGTTGCCAATTAAAGAGAATTACAATCTAGATGAACAAAATGAAGAGAATCAGCAAAAGATTGAAGAGGATTTTAATCTGTTTACAAGCACCAAAGCTAATGATATAGCACAGCCTCTTGTTGATGCAAACATACCCTTTAAAATTCATATTGTGAAGGATCATGATATGAAAGAAAGGCTTTGTTTGGAGGTTGAGAGGTTGGGGTTCAGTGCTGTGGTAATGGGGAGTAGAGGGTTTGGTGCTTCAAGGAAGAGTAGTAAAGGGAGGTTAGGGAGTGTTAGTGATTATTGTGTTCATCATTGCGTTTGCCCTGTTATTGTTGTGAGGTTTCCTGATGAGAAAGATGGTGGCGCTGGTGAGGAGTCAGAGAGGGACGGTGGGGCGACGTTGTGTACGGTGATGGAGGAGGAGCAGGAAGGGCACGACATGGATG GGAACAAGAGAGACAAATGA
- the LOC133703527 gene encoding universal stress protein PHOS32 isoform X1, whose amino-acid sequence MASSPSPKKNPPTESAVVVQVQPPSPRVHVTTPTTGAQRRIGIAVDLSDESAFAVKWAVQNYLRAGDAVILVHVSPTNVLYGADWGSLPIKENYNLDEQNEENQQKIEEDFNLFTSTKANDIAQPLVDANIPFKIHIVKDHDMKERLCLEVERLGFSAVVMGSRGFGASRKSSKGRLGSVSDYCVHHCVCPVIVVRFPDEKDGGAGEESERDGGATLCTVMEEEQEGHDMDGKQSDMTAAS is encoded by the exons ATGGCATCTTCACCATCACCTAAGAAAAACCCACCAACAGAATCAGCCGTGGTGGTTCAAGTCCAACCCCCTTCCCCACGTGTACATGTCACCACTCCAACAACTGGTGCTCAAAGAAGAATAGGAATTGCTGTTGATCTCAGTGATGAAAGTGCTTTTGCTGTCAAATGGGCTGTTCAAAACTACTTACGTGCTGGTGATGCAGTGATCTTAGTCCATGTTAGCCCCACAAATGTTCTTTATGGTGCTGATTGGGGTTCGTTGCCAATTAAAGAGAATTACAATCTAGATGAACAAAATGAAGAGAATCAGCAAAAGATTGAAGAGGATTTTAATCTGTTTACAAGCACCAAAGCTAATGATATAGCACAGCCTCTTGTTGATGCAAACATACCCTTTAAAATTCATATTGTGAAGGATCATGATATGAAAGAAAGGCTTTGTTTGGAGGTTGAGAGGTTGGGGTTCAGTGCTGTGGTAATGGGGAGTAGAGGGTTTGGTGCTTCAAGGAAGAGTAGTAAAGGGAGGTTAGGGAGTGTTAGTGATTATTGTGTTCATCATTGCGTTTGCCCTGTTATTGTTGTGAGGTTTCCTGATGAGAAAGATGGTGGCGCTGGTGAGGAGTCAGAGAGGGACGGTGGGGCGACGTTGTGTACGGTGATGGAGGAGGAGCAGGAAGGGCACGACATGGATGGTAAACAATCAG ACATGACGGCAGCTTCTTGA
- the LOC133702870 gene encoding uncharacterized protein LOC133702870 yields MGDLEKQVVVNGGKEEAEEEEKLLMEGMSVLDFDMLCSTVAMQTQGKYWAKLESNEEEDDDLNRYNNGGGGGGFRMWEGEVLDCFDDRRIAIESLCCPCYRFGKNMRRAGFGSCFLQGIAYYILGLGALLNFIAFIVTKRRCFLYLSVVFTFSLGIYLGFFRTQMRKKFNIRGSDSSLDDCIYHLICPCCTLSQESRTLEMNNVQDGTWHGRGDTICVGSYSEGNKVFLELHPPPAVTTSSPDVCSMQKNTNVSDQPST; encoded by the exons ATGGGGGATTTGGAAAAGCAAGTGGTGGTGAATGGAGGGAAGGAGGAGGCAGAGGAAGAGGAGAAGCTGTTAATGGAAGGGATGAGTGTTTTGGATTTTGATATGTTGTGTTCTACCGTGGCTATGCAAACACAAGGCAAATATTGGGCCAAACTTGAAAGCAACGAAGAAGAAGACGATGATTTGAATCGTTACAAtaatggaggtggtggtggtggtttcaGGATGTGGGAAGGTGAAGTTCTTGATTGCTTTGATGACCGCCGCATTGCCATTGAATCTCTTTG CTGTCCATGCTATAGATTTGGAAAGAACATGAGACGAGCTGGTTTTGGTTCTTGTTTTCTTCAG GGAATTGCATATTACATTCTTGGTCTTGGCGCCCTGCTCAACTTCATTGCCTTTATTGTGACGAAGCGACGCTGCTTTCTGTACTTGTCAGTTGTATTTACCTTCTCATTAGGAATATATTTGGGTTTCTTCCGCACACAGAtgagaaagaaatttaatatcagG GGTAGTGATAGTTCCTTGGATGATTGCATCTACCATCTGATCTGCCCATGCTGCACATTATCCCAG GAATCCAGGACATTGGAGATGAACAATGTCCAAGATGGTACCTGGCATGGGCGGGGTGACACTATATGTGTGGGTAGTTATAGTGAAGGAAACAAAGTGTTCCTGGAGCTGCACCCACCTCCCGCTGTCACAACCAGCTCCCCTGATGTTTGCAGCATGCAAAAAAATACCAATGTCAGTGACCAACCTTCGACTTGA
- the LOC133703527 gene encoding universal stress protein PHOS32 isoform X2, with translation MASSPSPKKNPPTESAVVVQVQPPSPRVHVTTPTTGAQRRIGIAVDLSDESAFAVKWAVQNYLRAGDAVILVHVSPTNVLYGADWGSLPIKENYNLDEQNEENQQKIEEDFNLFTSTKANDIAQPLVDANIPFKIHIVKDHDMKERLCLEVERLGFSAVVMGSRGFGASRKSSKGRLGSVSDYCVHHCVCPVIVVRFPDEKDGGAGEESERDGGATLCTVMEEEQEGHDMDGKQSGNKRDK, from the exons ATGGCATCTTCACCATCACCTAAGAAAAACCCACCAACAGAATCAGCCGTGGTGGTTCAAGTCCAACCCCCTTCCCCACGTGTACATGTCACCACTCCAACAACTGGTGCTCAAAGAAGAATAGGAATTGCTGTTGATCTCAGTGATGAAAGTGCTTTTGCTGTCAAATGGGCTGTTCAAAACTACTTACGTGCTGGTGATGCAGTGATCTTAGTCCATGTTAGCCCCACAAATGTTCTTTATGGTGCTGATTGGGGTTCGTTGCCAATTAAAGAGAATTACAATCTAGATGAACAAAATGAAGAGAATCAGCAAAAGATTGAAGAGGATTTTAATCTGTTTACAAGCACCAAAGCTAATGATATAGCACAGCCTCTTGTTGATGCAAACATACCCTTTAAAATTCATATTGTGAAGGATCATGATATGAAAGAAAGGCTTTGTTTGGAGGTTGAGAGGTTGGGGTTCAGTGCTGTGGTAATGGGGAGTAGAGGGTTTGGTGCTTCAAGGAAGAGTAGTAAAGGGAGGTTAGGGAGTGTTAGTGATTATTGTGTTCATCATTGCGTTTGCCCTGTTATTGTTGTGAGGTTTCCTGATGAGAAAGATGGTGGCGCTGGTGAGGAGTCAGAGAGGGACGGTGGGGCGACGTTGTGTACGGTGATGGAGGAGGAGCAGGAAGGGCACGACATGGATGGTAAACAATCAG GGAACAAGAGAGACAAATGA
- the LOC133703731 gene encoding E3 ubiquitin-protein ligase CSU1-like — MPQRHSKNNNDLAFFTYDEKRKLGYGTQKERLGKDSIKPFDACCLCLKPFIDPMSCQKGHVFCKECILECLLAQKKDIQRKLASHELQKKQEKEEEAEKFMSQKARELDAFDQQNHGAVPQYSDRNHSQDKNGFHGANSVKVTSYEEEALRTMKAFWLPSATPVAPVKVDAPSTSTVCPEGKEKLKLKSLFPVYFTEDTSEKKSSSSLDKTFICPSCKVTLTNTLSLVALSSCGHVFCKKCADKFMAVDKVCLACGKGCKERNLVNLEKGGTGFAGHDDHLVATDFKHLGSGSGLGLVRPATKT; from the exons ATGCCGCAAAGACACTCAAAAAACAACAACGATTTAGCTTTTTTCACGTACGATGAGAAGAGAAAGTTAGGGTATGGGACACAAAAGGAGAGGCTTGGAAAGGATTCGATCAAGCCATTTGATGCTTGCTGTCTCTGCTTGAAACCATTTATAGATCCAATGTCTTGTCAAAAAGGTCATGTCTTTTGTAAAGAGTGCATCTTAGAATGCCTCTTAGCCCAAAAGAAAGACATTCAAAG GAAGCTAGCTTCCCATGAATTGCAGAAGAAACAGGAAAAGGAGGAGGAAGCAGAGAAATTCATGTCGCAGAAGGCCAGAGAGCTTGATGCATTTGATCAGCAAAATCATGGTGCAGTTCCACAGTACAGCGATAGAAACCACAGCCAAGACAAGAACGGTTTCCATGGGGCAAACAGTGTGAAGGTCACTTCGTATGAAGAGGAAGCTCTCCGGACAATGAAAGCATTTTGGCTGCCCTCAGCCACGCCAGTCGCGCCGGTTAAAGTGGATGCCCCTTCCACAAGCACTGTCTGCCCAGAAGGCAAGGAAAAGCTCAAGCTGAAGAGCCTGTTCCCAGTCTACTTCACAGAAGACACCAGTGAAAAGAAATCATCCAGTTCTCTTGATAAGACCTTCATTTGTCCTAGCTGCAAGGTTACTCTCACCAATACACTCTCACTGGTGGCATTAAGTTCTTGTGGTCATGTCTTCTGCAAGAAGTGCGCTGACAAATTTATGGCTGTTGATAAGGTTTGTCTGGCTTGCGGTAAGGGTTGTAAAGAGCGCAATTTGGTGAACTTGGAAAAAGGTGGAACAGGGTTTGCTGGCCACGATGATCACCTTGTGGCAACAGACTTCAAGCATTTGGGTAGTGGTtcaggattgggacttgtgagaCCAGCCACGAAAACTTAA